In one Gossypium hirsutum isolate 1008001.06 chromosome D09, Gossypium_hirsutum_v2.1, whole genome shotgun sequence genomic region, the following are encoded:
- the LOC121220928 gene encoding probable glycosyltransferase At5g03795: MGRDGNKSCFACCFSTPTTSSSSSSSSSSAIKLLFFIVPLILVSFIVFVLVPRNSTWALIYSLPPSTSAVAAAANSSEKLGASVYAESSQQVLDLPSRVVKTVDVGGSSGEATLSDSDEVAVNRSASPQLSAVEAVTKFQELNETKEYSSLNTSITDSDNLNITINGTPNNATTSSNETIALPLKHNRQVRTKLDKVEAGLQRARSAIREAKNGSQLRDPDHVPVGPMYWDAKAFHRSYLEMEKQFKVFVYKEGEPPVFHDGPCKSIYSMEGNFIYKLDVDTKFQTKDPQKAQVFYLPFSVAKMVRFVYSRDSRDFSPIRRTVVDYINLVAQKYPYWNRSHGADHFMLACHDWGPEASFSLPYLEKNSIRALCNANTSERFNPVKDVSIPEINLITDKLTGLMGGPSASRRQILAFFAGGVHGPIRPVLLEHWEDKDEDIKVHKYLPRGVNYYDMMRNSKYCICPSGYEVASPRIVEALYNGCVPVLISKSYVAPFSDVLRWKSFSVTVSVDDIPKLKEILMNISTRQYIRMQRRVLQVRRHFEFNSPPKRYDVFHMILHSVWLRRLNVRITDDHGAVAN, translated from the exons ATGGGTAGGGATGGGAATAAAAGTTGCTTTGCATGTTGCTTTTCAACACCcacaacttcttcttcttcttcttcttcttcttcatcggcAATCAAGCTTTTGTTCTTTATAGTTCCCTTGATTCTGGTATCATTCATTGTGTTTGTTTTAGTACCAAGAAACTCAACTTGGGCTTTGATTTATAGCCTCCCTCCTTCTACCTCTGCGGTGGCGGCGGCGGCAAATAGCAGCGAGAAGCTCGGTGCATCTGTGTATGCTGAAAGCAGCCAACAAGTATTGGATTTGCCTTCCAGGGTGGTCAAGACGGTGGATGTTGGAGGCAGCTCGGGAGAAGCGACACTGTCTGACTCAGATGAGGTTGCTGTTAATCGCTCAGCTTCACCCCAACTTTCTGCTGTTGAAGCAGTCACCAAATTTCAAGAATTA AACGAAACAAAGGAGTATAGTAGCTTAAACACCTCAATTACCGACTCAGATAACTTAAACATTACCATTAACGGGACTCCAAATAATGCTACAACATCCTCGAATGAAACCATAGCTCTTCCCTTAAAGCACAACAGACAAGTTCGAACCAAATTGGACAAGGTTGAAGCTGGTCTACAAAGAGCTCGATCGGCCATAAGAGAAGCTAAAAATGGGAGTCAATTACGGGATCCTGACCATGTCCCAGTAGGTCCTATGTACTGGGATGCAAAGGCCTTTCACAG GAGCTACCTGGAAATGGAGAAACAATTCAAGGTGTTTGTTTACAAAGAAGGGGAACCTCCTGTGTTTCATGACGGTCCCTGCAAGAGCATATATTCCATGGAAGGAAATTTCATTTATAAGTTGGATGTTGATACCAAATTTCAAACTAAAGATCCCCAGAAAGCTCAGGTCTTTTACCTTCCATTCAGTGTAGCAAAGATGGTCCGATTCGTTTATTCACGGGACTCGCGTGATTTTAGTCCCATACGAAGGACAGTGGTGGACTACATCAATCTTGTTGCTCAGAAGTACCCTTACTGGAATCGGAGCCACGGCGCGGATCATTTCATGCTCGCATGTCATGattgg GGGCCAGAAGCTAGCTTTTCACTTCCTTACCTAGAAAAGAACTCCATTCGAGCTCTATGCAACGCCAACACTTCTGAAAGATTCAACCCCGTCAAGGATGTTTCGATTCCAGAAATCAATCTCATAACTGATAAATTAACCGGTTTGATGGGTGGACCATCAGCTTCTCGGCGTCAAATCTTGGCCTTCTTTGCAGGAGGGGTTCATGGTCCGATAAGACCGGTCTTACTCGAGCATTGGGAAGACAAGGATGAAGACATTAAGGTACATAAATACCTACCAAGAGGTGTCAATTACTACGATATGATGAGAAATAGCAAGTATTGCATTTGTCCAAGCGGTTACGAAGTTGCAAGCCCGAGGATTGTGGAGGCATTGTACAATGGATGTGTTCCAGTGCTCATATCTAAAAGTTACGTGGCACCATTTAGCGATGTTCTACGATGGAAGTCGTTTTCGGTGACGGTGTCAGTGGATGACATCCCGAAACTGAAGGAAATATTAATGAATATATCGACAAGGCAATACATAAGAATGCAGAGGAGAGTGTTGCAAGTCAGAAGGCATTTCGAGTTCAATTCTCCGCCTAAGCGATACGATGTGTTTCACATGATCCTACACTCGGTTTGGCTTAGAAGACTCAACGTTAGGATCACCGATGACCATGGAGCTGTGGCTAATTGA
- the LOC107907693 gene encoding threonine dehydratase biosynthetic, chloroplastic, which produces MEAFRLSPPQPLLLRHKERVPQTPFVGPHITKKCNLPLIRVAASKPTAEISSPTVTYRETDVVSSSFAAVPSVPRKKVPANSLQYPSGYLGASPERSVDEGNHDVINAMGYLTNILSSKVYDVAVESPLQLATKLSERLGNQIWLKREDLQPVFSFKLRGAYNMMAKLPKEQLERGVICSSAGNHAQGVALSAKRLGCNAVIAMPVTTPEIKWQSVERLGATVVLIGDSYDEAQAYAKKRAKEEGRTFIPPFDHPDVIIGQGTVGMEIVRQMQSPLHAIFVPVGGGGLIAGIAAYVKRVSPEVKIIGVEPFDANAMALSLHHGERVMLEKVGGFADGVAVKEVGEETFSICRELVDGVVLVSRDAICASIKDMFEEKRSILEPAGALALAGAEAYCKYYGIKGKNVAAITSGANMNFDKLRVVTELANVGRQQEAVLATVLPEEPGSFKQFCEMMGPMNITEFKYRCTADKAVVLYSVGVHTVSELEAMKQRMESSQLRTYNLTASDLVKDHLRYLMGGRSDVENEVLCRFIFPERPGALMKFLDTFSPRWNISLFHYRGQGETGANVLVGIQVSKSEEDEFIHRADSLGYEYVLVNDDENFQLLMH; this is translated from the exons ATGGAGGCTTTCCGCCTCTCACCACCTCAGCCGCTACTACTCCGCCACAAAGAGAGGGTCCCTCAGACACCCTTTGTTGGGCCCCACATTACGAAGAAATGTAACCTGCCTTTGATCAGAGTCGCTGCGTCTAAACCGACAGCTGAGATCTCTTCTCCCACCGTTACTTATCGCGAAACCGATGTCGTTTCGTCGAGTTTTGCAGCCGTTCCTTCCGTGCCGCGTAAGAAGGTGCCTGCTAATTCCCTGCAGTATCCGTCTGGATACTTAGGTGCGTCACCGGAACGCTCGGTGGATGAAGGAAACCACGACGTAATCAATGCGATGGGTTATTTAACCAATATCTTGTCGTCTAAGGTTTACGATGTGGCGGTAGAGTCCCCATTACAGTTGGCGACTAAGCTCTCTGAACGATTGGGCAATCAAATTTGGCTCAAGAGAGAAGATTTACAGCCT GTTTTCTCTTTTAAGCTTCGTGGAGCTTATAATATGATGGCAAAGCTTCCAAAGGAGCAGCTAGAAAGAGGGGTTATTTGCTCATCAGCAGGAAATCATGCCCAAGGGGTTGCATTGTCTGCCAAGAGACTTGGTTGCAATGCTGTAATTGCTATGCCTGTTACCACACCAGAAATTAAG TGGCAATCTGTAGAGAGGTTGGGTGCAACTGTTGTTCTCATTGGAGATTCTTATGATGAGGCACAAGCATATGCTAAAAAACGGGCTAAAGAGGAAGGTCGCACCTTTATACCCCCGTTTGATCACCCAGACGTTATCATCGGGCAAGGCACTGTTGGGATGGAGATTGTGCGCCAAATGCAGAGCCCATTGCATGCAATCTTTGTACCTGTTGGTGGTGGTGGGCTTATAGCTGGCATTGCTGCATATGTAAAGAGGGTTTCCCCGGAG GTGAAAATTATTGGAGTGGAGCCTTTTGATGCAAATGCAATGGCATTGTCACTGCATCATGGTGAAAGAGTGATGTTGGAGAAGGTTGGAGGTTTTGCTGATGGAGTAGCTGTTAAGGAGGTTGGCGAAGAAACCTTCAGCATATGTAGAGAACTGGTGGATGGTGTCGTTCTTGTTAGCCGTGATGCTATTTGTGCCTCTATAAAG GATATGTTTGAAGAGAAGAGAAGCATTCTTGAGCCAGCAGGTGCCCTAGCCCTTGCAGGAGCTGAAGCATATTGCAAATATTACGGCATTAAGGGGAAGAATGTTGCAGCAATAACTAGCGGTGCAAACATGAATTTTGATAAGCTTAGAGTGGTTACTGAACTGGCTAATGTGGGTAGACAACAGGAGGCAGTGCTTGCAACTGTTTTGCCAGAGGAACCTGGAAGTTTCAAGCAATTTTGTGAAATG ATGGGGCCTATGAATATCACTGAGTTCAAATATAGATGTACTGCTGATAAAGCTGTTGTTTTGTACAG TGTTGGTGTTCACACAGTTTCTGAACTTGAAGCAATGAAGCAGAGGATGGAATCTTCTCAACTTAGAACTTACAATCTTACAGCAAGTGATTTGGTTAAAGATCACCTGCGGTATTTG ATGGGAGGCAGATCGGATGTTGAAAATGAGGTTCTGTGCCGGTTTATTTTCCCAGAGAGGCCTGGTGCTTTGATGAAGTTCTTAGACACATTTAGTCCACGCTGGAATATTAGTTTGTTCCATTATCGTGGTCAG GGCGAAACAGGAGCAAATGTTTTGGTTGGAATCCAAGTCTCAAAGAGTGAGGAGGATGAGTTTATCCATCGTGCTGATAGCCTCGGATATGAATATGTACTGGTAAATGATGACGAGAACTTTCAACTTTTGATGCACTAG